Within Larus michahellis chromosome 5, bLarMic1.1, whole genome shotgun sequence, the genomic segment CtgtaaatacaaaaccagaaactaAGACCCTTGTTCAAAAGTGCCTGATGCAAAACTATGACTAAGCCACATTGCTTAGTCATAAATACAAATCCACTCTGATTGCTCAGAAGTTTACTATATTCTGATCTTAAATGAATAgttacattctttaaaaaaaaaaaaatgaaagaaatgctgaCATGCAGTGACGAGTACTTATGTGCTCTAAATTAGGCAGTGCAGGGCATGCTCTACTGCCTTCAGCTTTGCCTCATTTGGTTTAAGCATTAAAGAAACATGGGCAAAGGAGTATTTTTAGCAATGCTGTTCACTGTTAAGGGGAGGCAGGACCAAATTAGTAGCAAATTAATACTGCTATGTTAAATTATAAGGGGTATTTCCAATCCCGTTCTATTACTATGGACAATTGGAATTATAACTCACATGGAAAACAGCTTTGGACAACAGTATTGAAAATCCCAAGCATAAAACCAGCATCCATACAGAAGGCATAAGTCATTAGAAGTTAAGCATGCTTTGATACAAGGTAGACCTGCTACaatctctttggttttgtgtGATCTGACTATTACTGGCAAGCAAGCTAGAGCTACCTATGCTGCACAACACCATTAGTTAACTGActagttgcaaaaaaaaaactagaaaaatgcAGGAGCAAGGCATCCTTTCCCCAAAATCATGTTACTGAACAGATCAGGCAAGAGCATGACTCAAGACCGGTGTAGCCTTCCAGCACAAAGTTGTATTGATAACAAGTTCAGATGCAGCCACATGAGGGACCATGTGAAATGTAAATCTATACATAAGACTGTCAAATTGGTACAGAATGCAAAGAGAGAAATCTATCAGTATCCAGCTTAATTATGTTCTGCGTAGCTCTTATTAGGAAATTCTGCAGATGTGCAAGGTGATCCTGCACTAAATAGATTTGTCAGAAACCACCATGTTACCATACACAGCATTATTAACAGAACAATTGTGTCAATAATACAAAAGTTAATACTTACTTGTCCAATGCATAGAACTACAGTATAACCACCAGGACCCACAGCTAAACATTTTGGTTGAACGTCCATTTTCACAGCATCCTGGCCACTGGAGAAAGGCGTGCCAacgtggagaaggaggaaggacaaagcagaaagaaaattattccatGCTTATTCAAATAATCCCCCACTGATGATCAAGAATGCAcatagttcatttttttttttttttaaataatctgcaaagtttccttctgttaatgtttaaaacatttgcaTCTTGATTAGGTAGTACACCTTCGAAGTGAAAGTCAGTGTTAGTACACTATAgtctaatttttttaaactaactagGTGATCTTAATAGAGTCCTTAAAGTTTTTTGCGTCAATTGTGGTTTCCATGAAGAAATAGCTGTGTCCTACTCCTCCTAACCATATTTATCATCAATATTCCTGGATATTTAAGAATCATAAAACAGACACCCTTCCCATAGTACCCTAACTAAGCCACCCAATACAAGGCAGATGTCTAtctagactagatgacctttaaaggtcccttccaacccaacacattctatgattctatctaacCTGTGGAAGGGACAAGACCAATTGAGAAGTCTGCgatgcatttctttttgtcacagaaaaatgCAAGGTTGGTACAGCAATCATTTCTACAGTTTCCATGGTAACTTAAAACCTGAATAAATTGCAGCATAAAATTCTTTACCATATAAGTCAACAAAACTCTTGCTGCAAAATAATTAGGGCTGTAATACTACAATAAAAAGCAACGTTTTAACTGACCTGTAGTCCCTCTTGCTAAGGTTGGTATAGCGCACAGTGTCATCCATACTGCAGGTGACCAGCTGATCCATTTCATCTACTGCCATTCTAGAAACCTGGTTTGTATGGCCTTTCCCAGAAAAGCCATCGTTCTCTCCAGTTTCAGAATCCCAGTAATGTGCATAACAGAATTAAGGAACATTTGAAGACACTGGTGCAGTCAGATACAGCATCataaaaagttaaataactgACAGAATAGCTAAGGTTAAAAGGGATCTCTTGAGACTGTTTAgtccaacctgctgctcaaaTCAGTGTCAGCTACAACAGGCTGCCCATTCTGTGgcgttttgagtatctccagggatggagactctacaagcTCCCTGGACAACGTGCACCAGGGTTCAAACAACCTCACATCctccaaatatttattaaatgaacCTCTGATGTTCTGTAATGAGCTAAATGACCTACCACAAACAGTAGCAAACACTAGAACAATTAGCATTAGGTCTGAGAATAGGAAATAGTTTTTAAAGAACTCTAAGTAGAAGTCATGCAACGTTGGCTTTCCCTGATGTTATATGTTAACATCAGTTTGAATTATTAACACCATACTACAGGTTTGTAAAGAAACAAATCCTATATTTATAACTGTTTATGACAATATGATTTTAATGCATCACAGCAAGCAGGATGAAGGACTGATTTATAAGCTTCAGCACACCGAAGAAAAGCCAACGGTCTTCTAGCTGAACACATCCCAACCTCACCCTTTAACATGCCTTTCCGGAACCAGGCTGCATTCCCAGTGTTTTGCTCCAGAAACCAACAGGACTGAAATAGAGTCTCAAGAGAAGTACAAGTTCTCTTCAGTAGTGAGAAAGTCTGATGACATTTGGGATACCAAATAAAGAACACAATGTGTCACAGAACTtcaaaaacacactttaaaaacaCAACTGTAAAGATAAATGCATGTTAATAGGTCAGAGACAAGCCAACAGGAGTTTATCTTTCTTGTCCTGAACATGTGAAAAACAAGATACATGACTTTCAGCACCCACTAAAAACTATCTACCTAGTGCATGTACAGCAATGTGCATGTACAGCAACACATATTCTGCATATATGACACAATATGTGAAAAGCTACAAGAGGCTAACAATCTATCTACCGCAAAGAAGagacaactgaaaaataagaattggTTTATCAGTATAAAAGGCAAGTTaagggaaagcaaaataaacttcTTCACACATAAAATATTCACTTGTGTCCAATAAACATAAGTTTTTGCGTGTTTGGATgtggcaaagctttttttttttccttcctcctaaTGATCTCTCTCAGACTATAAGGCTAAAACAAATACCTCTATCATTCAAAGGATATTAATATGACCATCATTACTTCCAGAGTAAATATAGGACTTTCCACCGTTTTTATGCACTGTAAGACACTGAATTGATTTACTATGACCCTGTGAATGGGAGACAAATAATAATTATTGATGGGCAATTTTTCATCTTAACACATACATAAATCAAACTTCTTTGAGAATAATTATAGGTTATTCAGAAAATAACATCACTTTATTCACAAGCATTAAAAGTCACACAGAATACAAATCACTAATTAATGGTGCAGTCATTTAACTGTTGCAGCATTGCTATTTCCTCGTACTGCTCCCTGAAGAGAGGGAAAAGGCACCGTGAATATCCTTATTAGCCTGCTGGGCCAAAACACTTTCATGGCCTTTTCATCAACAAAGTTTGCATTTTGGGCACTTTATGATTCAGGGAAGAGGACTAAATATGGTCATGTACCCACACTGACTGCCAGAATTACAGTAGCAATAGCAAGAATCTGGGACGCCCGTTTCTAGTTCATGTAAAAATGTAAGTTCCCGTGAGAGTGCTGTGTCAGCGAACTCTTTAATTCCTAAAATTAAAGCTCAATTGCACAGTAACCCTAGTCACCTTGTTCACAATACATTAGGCTCCGGTAGAAGGAGACATCACTGGCAGTTTTCTATCtatgctgtatttcttttctcatctcaAGAATGCTAACAAGCTGCTATGAAAGATAAGTTGATGACCTTAACTGAAATCAAAATCAGTCTGCGTATTTGCACAGAGCACAGTATCACACATGTAACGTTTTAACTTCTTGATTCATGTGACTTGCAATATCTGGTAATGCTAATTGAACCCTATTTTTCAATAGTTACTATTCCATCTAGACAGCTTCAATCACTGAGTTATTTATTGCATAAACTAGAGCAACAACAGAAGTTTAACCTACCTTTATGACACGTAAAGGCTTATTTGGATTGTTCTTGTCCAAATAATTGATATAGCCAGACAGGGAGATAGTCAGTAAATGGTCTTTCTGCCACAAGCAACCCAGCTGCTGATCCAACACATTTGATCCCATGTTAAAAGTATTGACAATAGAATTAGCACCAACATCCCAGATTTTAGCAGTTTTATctccagaagcagaaagcaaCTGACTACTGTCAGGGCTCCAACTAATCTGTAAAAACAAATGTCACCACAAGATagtaaatgcatttattattGCAAGACTTCACAGTTCATGAACTCGGTAATGAAATACTACGGACCATTTGCACAAATGAAGTGATACTTACAGCATAAATACCTCCATCGTGAGCTTTGCCTCCACCAAGAGCACACACTTTCTCTCCAGTCTTGCCATCATAGACAAAAATCTTAAGAGATCAGAGAGACACATAACTTAAAGGGAAAAGTAGtagctgaaacaaaaaaacaactctttttttttctgaaaccctTGCACTGCACAGATCATTTTTTTGTTAGGTGGCATGCTTGCAGGCTTATAAACCACTAGATTTTTGAAGAAGCAGCACAAGTATTCCTGCATTTAAGACTAAACAACTGACAATTGTAAATAATCACAGTAAGCCACTCTGTACATTGGATCCTGACATTTGAAATTCTGGAAGACGTTACACTTTTGACTCCTGCTGGGATGGCAGCTGCTTAGCACTACAGTCATGGGAATCTGCCTTCTTAGAAGGAGGAGCTACCTATGGTAACAGCATCATTGTGAAACCCGCCCTTATCAGTAGATAACAGGGAGCTGGGTTGCTACCTGTGAGTTTACTATTTCAGCCAGACTTCTCAGGATCATAACAAGGACATAAGTATTCCAGAAGTCTAGTATGTTCCTACAAAAATAACCTATGAGAGAAGTAATATGCTAGGGAGATGGAATGGGGAAAAACGTTGAGTGACAATAGTCCGGCTGACATCAGTTGTTACAGCTTTATAGGAGGATACTTAAAAGTTTAAGCCAATCATTTCTTGGCATGAAAAAAGGAAGCAACATGGATTTTACGATACTAATCCTATTCCCAAAACGCACAAGAAAAATCTCGTGCTATAATCACTACAAGAGTTCCTTGTTTTTTACCTGGCCATCTGCACTAGCTGTAGCAAATCTGTTCCCATCAGGAGAAAACCTCACACAGTTCACAAACCGTGTATGGTCCtgtaggaaaaaaagtaagagtCAGCACAAGAAGATAATCCAGTAACAAACAAGTTCTCTCAGATGCGAGCCGTAAGTTAGCTGTGTAGGAGATGCCTGCTGTAGAGAATTGCTACGGAGCAAGTCTAGCCTCTATCTAAAGAGGATCATGAGGATCAAGAACAGTCCAGGGCACAAACTGTGACATCGATACTGATGTAGTTCAAACAACTTAGCACAATACCAAGTGAATGAGTACCCAGTTTCAGGGATAGGTAGTTAAAAAACCTCAGCTGCAGCCTAGATACAAACATGGGATTCTTCCCCTCTGGGCACTAAACTCTTCTGCAACATTCTCCAGATTTTGACTCTTGCTTCATTGTGCCAGTAAGTTTTATACACAGAAGACGGATAAAGTACTCTTATTGTAAAAAAGACAGCCATGaagaataaattattattttactccATTActcctattatttttattccatttctgtgAGACTGCATTAGTGGTAGCTCTGGGAAGTAACCAGGGAAGACTGATGTATGGTCCCCAAATAGACTATTTACAAGTAGGAGACTATTCAGACCATGCTAACTAGAAAACACGCGTTAAATAGAGAAGCACCACAATGAGGCCATAGCTCCCATGCAAAGAGATTTGGGAGACTATTTTTAGTATTATGAAAGGCGGGTTCTAACCTAGTTTCTTTAactattggattttttttcctgatgacaCCTCAAAGCTCTAATCTAAACCATTAACAGCCTGTACCACAACCCCATATATCAACTCAAATATCACTTCAAAAGGAAGACTGCATCTTAGACAAGTCTAAGCAGCACTGGTTAGCAATTCAGACTTCAGAGTTCCAAAAGAAGCAGCTTAGCAAAATGCAAGTATCAACTTAAGTTCAGAAATATATTAGGCAACTACATCATTTCATTGGATTGCAGAGCTCAAAACAATTCCTTTTCTAGAACTGAAATGGAGTCCTTACTAAAGTCAGCGTACAAAGACTACTCAAGGCACatacttaagaaaataaaaaggactactactgtgtttttaaaaataaaataagaaccaAACATTTTGGGTGTACTACTGCAGTAACATCCAGTATCTCTGCAATAATTTTTTTGAGGTAACAGACATGTCTTTTGCCATCAGACACAGCTGCAGaagcttttgtcttttttgttttctttggcctCAAGTAACAATGTCTCAAATGTGGTAGTTCCAGGCTTTGTTTCATTTACATGAGATTTTAACTAGTAGAATAAGAAACGAAAAGTGAAAAGGAAtgtagaaacagaaaactgaCCACAGAAGTTACACGCCCATTCCTTGTTGTAGAAATCAGTTATGCCTTCAAACATCTACATTCACCCTTTCTAAGCTGCCCTGGGATTTCAGATTTGAGCACTCTTAAGCAGATTGAAAAATTCCATTCACACCACCACATTTCTTGAACCAAGCACCTCGGAGAGCATTAAGAAATTCTATGCATGTCTGCAATGGGAAGCAGAGCTCAGAAAGCACCAACAGGGACGGTGAAGCACCCTAATCCTACTTAGAAGACAATGAagagccccccgcccccccccaaaaaatactggaaaaaggCTTCAGGTTTTCTTCCTAACCaaccatttatttctgttttcttcgcCTAAGACAAGCCTTCAGTTACCCTCATACATGGGTTTAAGAAAGCCGCTTGACACCAACTATGCCTCAAATAGGGAGCAAAGAACTTTTGTTGTAACAGCTAGTTGTGAGAACTGCAAACTTGTTGGAAAGCCTTTAGTCAACTTGCTGCACAGACAAACAGAGCCACATCTAAAAACTTAAACTCACACTTATTGTAAACTTGAACTTGAACGGCGGTCCCTCAAAGAAAGCAGCACAGTTGTCATCGCTGCCAGTTGCCAGACGATATGGCCTTGTTTGTTTAATGTCCACACTATTGATGACTTTGTTGTGCCCAGTAATCTCGCCAACAGAAGAACCACTATCCCACAGGAACACTGCTCCGAACCTAGTTAGAAAAGCACACAATAACTACAATTCATACAAGTTACATGTAGATTAACTCTTTGAGCATCTGCAAACGCAGATTTGAGTGcactcaaagaaaagaaattaggtCATCTCGTTAATCTCATGCAAGCGCATCATAGCTCCCTGAAGGCTATTTGAGATCTTGCTGGAGAGACAATCTAATCTTCAATAAGAGACATTTGCTGAAGGGGACAGGCAAGCAAATTTTACATATAAAGCTTCTAAAATTCAGAGATTCAAAAGATAATCTTCAGTAACTCTGTCGGTTTATAAAAGAAAGCAGTAAATTATTCCGTCTGCCCAGTCACTACAAAGAGTGCAGAAAGCTAGGATAACAATGATATTGGATCATTTATCTGATTGTTTAGCTTAGACTGGGTACCATCACTTTTACAGCTATTATTACTTAAAGGTTTAAGGAAGAGTTATAATAGCATTTTTGTTAGTTCTTACTTTAaatcacctaaaaaaaaaaaattggtataaTCAATACAGTGGTATTAAACTGCCAGAGTATTGCTATTAAAAAGGGGTTCTATAGAATCACTTCAGCAAAATTCTAGACTGAAAGCGCACCCACCTAACAGGAAACTGGCAATGTTTTTGAAGTAGGAGAACCAATTTACATAGTATCTACCCAGGGGCGGCTGGGGGGAGCGACGGATAACAAAGACTCTCAAGTATCAGGACACAGTACATGATGGTGATTAAAAAATGGTCCGGGGGATCAGGACCACACTATGTTTTTCATACCTTTAGGCATAAGGATACCTGGTCTAGACTACGCCTTAAAGATCTATCAGTCTTTAAACATTAAGGAAAAGACACAAACCTGACTGTAACGGGCACTTCATTTAGTCAGATAAGGACAACTGGtcgttattttcttttaattaccatAATAAGGCCTAAAAATATGGGCATGTTGCTGAGGGAGAAAATTCAGAtacaattttttcttattttttttttttactcttagtCAATCACTTCCTTTCAATTTGGGAAGGgtgaaagaagagggagaatTGTCTTGTGGTTCTCCCTTCCTACTCTATCAAAactagacacaaaaaaaaaaatccactaaaagGTATACTGAACAGCTATCACTGaatctaaaaaacaaacaagacctACACAATTTTTAAACTGAGCAATTCTAACAGAACCGTATCTTCCAAGTAGGTTTACAGCTGTCAAATACTGCACAAAGAATTCTGCTACAGAACAGCAAAACTTGAAGTCTAAAGAGGGAACAAGTCATGATTTTCTTCCCTGAAGAATTAAAAGCTTTCTGCACAGAACCTGCTTTGTTAGAATACAGAGATTTACagtatatgcatgtatgtatacatacacacacaaaagaactactcacttttcccttccttctccaacCACAGCAATTCTCTTGCTGTCTTCAGTCCAGGCAAGgtcctttatttttcctgcaaatgGCTGATACTCATACTTCAGTAGGTGTTCCTTCTGTGTAGTATCCCAGATTCTTAGCTTTCCAGAGACATCTGCCACAATAAAATAGAATATAACTATTGTTGTTCCAGTATGACTCAGTCACATGACTCAGCAATCTGCCAGGATACAGATTTTCAGCTACACCGAACACTTGTAGTAGGGACCTATTATCTTACCCTATTACAATTACTACAAATCACTTGATTTAAGAGTGCTGAAGACTACATTTGTTTCACTGAATTACGTTTTTAATTAGATATTAAGGTTCAAGACATGTAGTAATAAATATAACACACAGAGACAACTTTTGCAAACAGACACGTGAAAAATTGCAGAGTAAGAGGGTAGGAACTGTTAGCAACCAGTATGTGTTAAGTACCTGTGTTACACCCCCATCCGccccccccaaatctgccccCCACCTCAGCAGCTACAAGATAGCTTACACACACTTCATAGTGAAGTGAGCCACCCTACGCCTACAATAAGAGAGCAATCTGGTGAACAGTGGCTGATGCACTAGAACTCATACCTCGGCTTCTTTGTACCTTCAAAGCAAACCCGTTTTGCATACAAATACCAGGTATATGTAAACATACAAAGAGACTTCTGCCCACAGAACTCGATTCACACGCACGCATCGGCGTACTGTTTCTATACAGATGCATGCACACACTTAATAGTGTGTGTGGATAGCTGCACTATCTGGATTACTACAAAGGAATACAACAGAATATTCAAAAATTGTAATGTTACAAGCAGCAGACGTGGCACAGGTCATAACAATTTAAGACTTAATATAACGAAGGCTTCCATGTTCACTGTTTCTTCCCAGTATTACACAGCCCTAGAGCTTGCTTCTATTCAGAGCAATTACTGTGGTGCAGCATTGTAACCAGAAGAATTGTTCTATATGGAGACGGGTTTACACATCTCTAATGAAATCCACACGTCAAATTCTGTGTATATCGGACCCTTCATAAAATTCGCTGTTTTAGAATAAACTACGTGCTAACATATATACCTTTCACCTCAGCAGAACGTTTCTGAGTTCTGTTCACCATTTACTGGTGCATCTTTACAGTGCAATTTGAACGTACAGCAACCCTGTATCTTTGGGACCTGGTCATGGACTCATCTTCTCTACTTCTGCTAAAAGGAGACATGAAGAACCCTCCATTTTACAGGGAGAATTTGTTATTGAAGCGGAATTTTAATGCAGACTTCAAAAATCTAATTATTTGCTCCACCTATTAATAGATAGGACACAAATAGCTTTAACTTTGTGGTACCTCCCATTACTCCATCTGTTATGACTGCAGTAAGAGGAACTACCGTAAAAGCCACAAAGCATATTGCTGAAGGTCTGGCTCATCAAGCACATGAAGTATTAATGCAGGTTGCATAGCTAATGCAGATTTATAGATAGAGAAAGGAATCTTACATGTTATACTTAGAAACAGCTTAAAGAGCGTGCTACTATCTTCAGACCCCATGCTCAGCAGTATCATGAAACTATTTATAAACGACATACAGAAGATACTTTTTAAGGGGAAATATTGCAGCCAAAACTAATTTATGACAgacaacttctgaaaaaaagtcaACTGAATACTCCCCTAGGAGCAAGAAGCTTCCTTAAGCTAATTGttaattaaaaactttttcacAGATCAGGCTATGTATATATTAGTGTTCTTTCACAGAGGACTGAATATCTACAAGGCTACAAGAACAAAATAGATGGTTATTCTGAGGTTTATGTATAGCACAAACTTAGAGCACCAAGTCTGTAGAATAAAGAACGCAAACTGGATTTTAAGAAGGTATTCAATTTGACATATGGTCCACACACAAGAACGAGCCAAGAAAATCCTGGCTCTGGTTCCCTTCAgacagggaggcgggggggggggaaggaaaaaaaaaaaaaaaaaaaggctatgcTTTCAGTGTTCTTAAAGGTTCTCCAGTATTCAAAAGATAGATATTCTAATCCAGCTTTCTGATATGCAGGAATCCAAGgatagaacattttaaaaattattgttccCTTTAAATTGCTGAGAGAGAAATTCCCGTTCTACTAAGACCTTTGCATAAGTCCCTTTCTAAGGAGCTCATAttcagaatgttttattttcagatatattgcttaaagtatttctgtatttggGCACATTACTTGCTTCTGAAGCGTTTCTAATTGACAATGGCAAGCAgatttacacaaaaaaaattccacagatta encodes:
- the WDR1 gene encoding WD repeat-containing protein 1, which produces MPYEIKKVFASLPQVERGVSKIIGGDPKGNNFLYTNGKCVVIRNIDNPAIADIYTEHAHQVVVAKYAPSGFYIASGDVSGKLRIWDTTQKEHLLKYEYQPFAGKIKDLAWTEDSKRIAVVGEGREKFGAVFLWDSGSSVGEITGHNKVINSVDIKQTRPYRLATGSDDNCAAFFEGPPFKFKFTISDHTRFVNCVRFSPDGNRFATASADGQIFVYDGKTGEKVCALGGGKAHDGGIYAISWSPDSSQLLSASGDKTAKIWDVGANSIVNTFNMGSNVLDQQLGCLWQKDHLLTISLSGYINYLDKNNPNKPLRVIKGHSKSIQCLTVHKNGGKSYIYSGSNDGHINYWDSETGENDGFSGKGHTNQVSRMAVDEMDQLVTCSMDDTVRYTNLSKRDYSGQDAVKMDVQPKCLAVGPGGYTVVLCIGQIVLMKDKKKCFAIDDLGYEPEAVAIHPGGGTAAVGGADGNVRLYSIQGTSLKNDDKSLEAKGPVTDLAYSHDGAFLAVCDANKVVTVFSVADGYAEHNVFYGHHAKIVCIAWSPDNEHFASGGMDMMVYVWTVSDPETRVKIPDAHRLHHVSGLAWLDEHTLVTTSHDASVKEWSISYN